Proteins encoded within one genomic window of Cucumis sativus cultivar 9930 chromosome 3, Cucumber_9930_V3, whole genome shotgun sequence:
- the LOC116402448 gene encoding uncharacterized protein LOC116402448 codes for MEGISVESLWVAWVEAYILKGRSLWEIDVGVGRSWCFRAILRKRDILKAHVKMEVGNGKKCRVWLDPRIQGGPIIQQFGERVIYDADSRRDARLVDFMGRDGDWRWSLVSLDLMDIWDRIQGVRPSPSVEDMWVRVPGSHESFSIVSACEAIRPHSSRVGWSGLLWGGGNIPKHSFYTWLAIKDRLGTRDRLSRWDSSIPLSCILCGRNYESRDHLFFPCPFGWEIWSRILLFMSSSHRIRYWGVELS; via the exons ATGGAGGGCATATCTGTGGAGAG TTTGTGGGTTGCTTGGGTGGAAGCTTATATCCTTAAAGGGAGATCGTTGTGGGAGATCGATGTTGGGGTGGGTCGATCTTGGTGTTTTAGGGCAATCTTGCGTAAGCGGGATATCCTTAAAGCTCATGTTAAGATGGAGGTGGGCAATGGTAAGAAGTGTAGAGTGTGGTTGGATCCAAGGATTCAGGGTGGACCGATTATCCAGCAGTTTGGGGAGAGGGTGATTTATGATGCAGATAGTCGGCGGGATGCGAGGCTTGTGGATTTCATGGGTCGGGATGGAGATTGGAGGTGGTCGcttgtttctttggatttgatggacATTTGGGATAGAATTCAGGGAGTGAGGCCGAGTCCGAGTGTTGAGGATATGTGGGTCCGGGTGCCAGGTAGTCATGAGAGTTTTTCGATCGTCAGTGCGTGCGAGGCTATTCGTCCTCATAGTAGTAGGGTTGGCTGGTCGGGTTTACTGTGGGGTGGGGGAAATATTCCTAAGCACTCCTTCTATACTTGGTTGGCCATCAAGGATAGGTTGGGTACTAGAGATAGATTAAGTCGGTGGGATAGTTCGATTCCTTTATCGTGTATTCTTTGTGGACGGAACTATGAGTCTCGTGaccatttgttttttccttgTCCTTTTGGGTGGGAGATTTGGTCTAGAATCCTTTTGTTTATGTCATCTTCTCACAGGATACGGTATTGGGGGGTTGAGTTATCTTAG
- the LOC101205848 gene encoding homeobox-leucine zipper protein HAT22, with the protein MLTRFFCVLNFFSFRLIIVPRSLSLSLSLCFSLFLKTFHISFLLFTSFAFSRFPSTIIISLSPEMGFDDFSKTGLVLGLGLSELADDQRTTLKKKPAPCSSSSLDFEPCVLTLGFSGGGGDTHRKVIDHVGPHHLYRQASPHSSAVCSSFSGKVKRERDLSSEEVELERACWRVSDEDDDVCNNTRKKLRLSKQQSALLEESFKQNSTLNPKQKQGLARQLNLLPRQVEVWFQNRRARTKVKQTEVDCELLKKCCETLTDENRRLQKEVQELKAIKLAKPVYMQMSGATLTICPSCERVGTGGHGGVADGNSNPKPKFSMPPNPFFYNPFSNPSAAC; encoded by the exons ATGCTAACTAGATTCTTTTGtgttctcaatttcttttcttttcgatTAATAATCGTACCcagatctctctctctctctctctctctttgtttttctctcttcttaaAAACCTTTCATATTAGTTTCTTATTGTTCACAAGTTTCGCTTTTTCCAGGTTCCCATCCACAATTATTATTTCCCTCTCACCCGAGATgggttttgatgatttttctaaaacagGGTTGGTCTTGGGATTAGGGCTCTCGGAATTAGCTGACGATCAAAGGACGACATTAAAGAAGAAACCTGCACCTTGCTCCTCCAGTTCACTTGATTTTGAGCCTTGTGTTTTGACTTTGGGATTTTCCGGTGGTGGTGGCGACACTCATCGGAAAGTTATTGATCATGTGGGTCCTCATCATTTGTATCGCCAAGCATCCCCTCATAGCAGCGCTGTTTGTTCTTCGTTCTCGGGTAAGgttaaaagagagagagatctgAGCAGTGAAGAAGTTGAATTGGAGAGAGCTTGTTGGAGAGTTAGTGATGAAGATGACGATGTTTGTAATAATACTAGAAAGAAGCTTAGACTCTCTAAACAACAATCCGCTctcttggaagaaagtttcaAACAGAATAGCACGCTCAATCCT AAGCAAAAACAAGGGTTAGCAAGACAGCTAAATCTACTGCCACGACAAGTTGAAGTATGGTTTCAGAATAGGAGAGCTCG aACAAAAGTGAAGCAAACAGAAGTAGATTGTGAGTTGTTGAAGAAGTGTTGTGAGACGTTGACGGATGAAAATAGAAGATTACAAAAGGAGGTTCAAGAATTGAAGGCAATAAAGCTGGCAAAACCGGTATACATGCAGATGTCAGGGGCGACATTAACCATATGCCCCTCATGCGAAAGGGTGGGTACTGGCGGCCATGGTGGTGTCGCGGACGGTAATTCTAATCCCAAACCCAAATTTTCAATGCCTCCTAACCCTTTCTTTTACAATCCCTTCTCCAATCCTTCAGCCGCTTGTtag